GTTCCGCAGCTTACGGAGAACCCTGGGCGCCCTGTGCGCGGCCGCCGCCGTGCTCGCGCTGCCCCTGACCGGCGGCGCGCACACGGCGGCCGCTTCGGCCGGTTCGGTCGAGAAGGCCGCCGAGGCCGGTGCTGGTTACTGGCGCACCAGCGGCCGGCAGATCCTGGACGCGAGCGGGCAGCCCGTCCGTATCGCCGGCGTCAACTGGTTCGGCTTCGAGACCGCCAACCACGTCACCCACGGCCTGTGGGCGCGCGACTACAAGAGCATGATCGACCAGATGAAGTCGCTGGGCTACAACACCATCCGCATGCCCTACAGCGACGACATCCTCAAGCCCGGCACCATGCCGGACAGCATCAACCACTCCGACGGCAAGAACGCCGACCTCCAGGGCCTGACCTCGCTCCAGGTGCTGGACAAGATCGTCGCGTACGCCGGGCAGAGCGGCCTGAAGATCATCCTCGACCGGCACCGTCCGGACGCGGCGGGCCAGTCGGCCCTCTGGTACACCTCGGCCGTCCCCGAGACGACGTGGATCACCAACCTCAAGGCGCTGGCCACCCGCTACAAGGGGAACCCGACGGTCGTCGGCATCGACCTGCACAACGAGCCCCACGATCCCGCCTGCTGGGGCTGCGGCGACACGGCCAGGGACTGGCGGCTGGCCGCCCAGCGTGCAGGGAACGCGGTCCTGTCCGTCAACCCCGAGCTGCTGATCCTCGTCGAGGGCGTCCAGACGTTCGACGGGGTCTCGGGCTGGTGGGGCGGCAACCTGATGGGTGTGGCCCGGTACCCCGTACAACTGGACGTGGCGAACCGGGTGGTGTACTCGGCCCACGACTACGCCACGAGCGTCGCCCAGCAGAGCTGGTTCAGCGACCCGTCCTTCCCGGCCAACATGCCGGGCATCTGGGACAGGTACTGGGGCTACATCTTCAAGCAGAACATCGCGCCGGTGTGGGTCGGCGAGTTCGGTACGACGCTGCAGTCCACGATCGACCAGCGCTGGCTGGCGGCCCTGGTGACGTATCTGCGCTCGACCTCCGCCCACGGCTCGGACTCCTTCCACTGGACCTTCTGGTCCTGGAACCCCAACTCCGGTGACACCGGCGGCATCCTGAAGGACGACTGGCAGACGGTGGACACGGTCAAGGACGGCTACCTGACGAGCATCAAGGCCCCGGGCTTCCCGCCGGGCGGTGGCACCGACCCCGGTGACCCGGAGGATCCCGGTGACCCGGGCGGCGGGACGCCCGCCTGCGCCGCCGCCTACACCGTCAGCAGCGACTGGGGCAGCGGCTTCAACGCCGAGGTGAAGGTCACCAACACCGGTACGACCGCGATCGGTTCGTGGAAGGTGACCTGGACCTGGCCCGGCTCCCAGCGGGTGACGAACATGTGGAACGCCTCGTACACCCAGAGCGGGTCGACGGTCACCGCGACCAACGCGGCCCACAACGGGGCACTGGCCGCGGGCGGTTCGGCGAGTCTCGGCTTCGGGGGCGCGCCCGGGGGCGGGGGTGTGCCGAGCGTGACCTGCACGGCGTCGTGAGGGGTGTCCCGGGGTCGCCTTCCGAAGGCCTCGTCGTGTGAAGGGTGTGTCCTGGATCTGAGCAACTGCCCCTTTCTGTGAGGTATTTGAGAGTAAGCAATGACTCAATTCGGTCAAGTCTTGGTCGAATGAGTTCTTGCGGGGTGCGGTCTTCGGGAACCATGCCGCACGGGCCGCGTACCCGCGGCCCGTGAACCCCCCTCACCGTTGCGAGAGAACTCCATGAGAAGAAGCGCAGCCGTGCTGTGCGGCGCCGGCGTCGTCCTGGCCGGGACCATCAGCGCCGTGCCCGCCAACGCGAGCGGGTCGTCCGCCGCGAACACCGTCCAGGCCGCCGCCGCGAAGGTCGCCTGGAAGAAGTGCGCCACGGACGACTACCCGACGCTGCAGTGCGCGTCGGTGAAGGTGCCGCTCGACTACGCGAAGCCCAGCGGGAAGAAGATCACGCTGGCGCTGTCCCGCGTGCCGCACACCTCGAAGACCTACCAGGGCCCGCTGCTGGTCAACCCGGGCGGCCCCGGCGGCAGCGGTCTGACGCTGGCCGGATACGTCGCCTCGTCGCTGCCGAAGAAGGTCGCGGCCCAGTACGACGTCATCGGCTTCGACCCGCGCGGCGTGGGCGCCAGCAAGCCCGCCCTGAACTGCAAGCCCGGTTACTTCAACCCGGTGCGCCCGGACTCCGTGCCCAGCACGGCCGCGATAGAGAAGGCGAACGTCGAGCGCGCCAAGGCCTTCGCCAAGGCCTGCGCGACGAAGCACAAGGACGTCCTGCCGTACATCAACACGATCAGCGCCGTGAAGGACCTGGACTCGATCCGCAAGGCCCTCGGCGCGAAGAAGATCAACTACTTCGGCTACTCGTACGGCACCTACCTCGGCGCCGTCTACGCCAAGCTCTACCCCGAGCGCGTCCGGCGCCTGGTGCTCGACTCGATCGTGGACCCGACCGGTGTCTGGTACGAGGACAACCTCGACCAGGACTACGCCTTCGACAAGCGCCACAAGGCGTTCACGAAGTGGGTCGCCAAGTACAACTCCACGTACAAGCTCGGCACCGACGCGAAGAAGATCGAGGCGAAGTGGTACGCCATGCGGGCCGCCCTCGCCGAGAAGCCCGCGGGCGGCAAGGTGGGCGCCTCCGAGCTGGAGGACACCTTCCTCCCCGGCGGCTACTACAACGGCTACTGGCCGTACCTCGCCGAGGCGTTCGCGGCCTACGTGAACGACAAGAACGCCGACCCGCTGGTCGAGGCGTACGAGAACTTCGCCGCCATCGACTCCTCCGGTGACAACGGCTACAGCGTCTACGCCTCGGTGCAGTGCCGTGACGCGGCCTGGCCGCGCGACTGGAAGAAGTGGCAGAAGGACAACTGGGCGGTCTACAAGAAGGCGCCGTTCATGGCCTGGAACAACGCCTGGTACAACGCGCCGTGCGCGTTCTGGCCGACCAAGTCCCTGAAGCCGGTGAACGTCGCCAACAGCAAGCTCCCGGCGACGCTGCTCTTCCAGGCGACGGACGACGCGGCCACCCCGTACCAGGGCGGCGTCACCGTTCACAAGCTGCTCAAGAACTCCAGCCTGGTCGTCGAGCAGGGCGGCGGCAACCACGGCATCACGCTGAGCGGCAACAGCTGCCTCGACAAGTACCTGGCGACCTACCTCACCAACGGCAAGGTGCCGCACGGCAAGGGCAAGGTCGACGCCACCTGCAAGAAGCTGGCCGACCCGAAGCCGGCGGTCGCCCAGGAGGCGTCGGCCCGGTCGACGCTGAGCACGGCCCCGGGAACCGCCGCCACGAGCGGTGCCACCCTGCACGGCATCCTCGGCTTCCGCGGCTGACCCGTCCGGCCGAGCATCACCTCGTACGGTGACGAGAAGGGCGCCCGGTGGTTCCACCGGGCGCCCTTCGACGTCGTACGTGCCGTACGGGTGTGATCAGAGCTTCTCGATCACGTAGTCGACGCACTTCGTGAGGGCCTCGACGTCCGCCGGGTCGATCGCCGGGAACATGGCGACGCGGAGCTGGTTGCGGCCGAGCTTGCGGTAGGGCTCGGTGTCGACGATGCCGTTGGCGCGCAGGACCTTGGCGACGGCGGCGGCGTCGATCTCGTCGGAGAAGTCGATCGTGCCGATGACCTGGGACCGCTTGGCCGGGTCGGTGACGAAGGGGCTCGCGTACTTGCTCTCCTCCGCCCAGGTGTACAGCCGGGTCGAGGAGTCCTTTGTCCGGGCCGTGGACCAGCTCAGACCGCCCTGGCCGTTGATCCACTCCAGCTGCTGGTTGAGCAGGAAGAGGGTGGCGAGGGCCGGGGTGTTGTACGTCTGGTTCTTGCGGGAGTTGTCGATCGCCGTGGGGAGGCTGAAGAACTCCGGGACGTGACGGCCCGAGGCGTGGATCCGCTCGGCGCGCTCGATGGCGGCCGGGGAGAAGACGCCGATCCACAGGCCGCCGTCGGAGGCGAAGGACTTCTGCGGGGCGAAGTAGTAGACGTCGGTCTCGGCGATGTCGACGGGCAGGCCGCCGGCGCCGGACGTGGCGTCGACCAGGACGAGGGCGCCCTCGTCGGCACCGGCCACGCGGTTCAGCGGGGCGGCGACACCGGTGGAGGTCTCGTTGTGGGTGAAGGCGTAGACGTCGACGCCCGCCTCGGCGGCCGGCTCCGGGTGGGTGCCGGGGTCGGAGGAGACGACCGTCGGCTCGGCGAGCCAGGGGGCGAGCTTCGCGGCCTTGGCGAACTTCGAGCTGAACTCGCCGAAGGTCAGGTGCTGGCTCTTGTTCTCGATCAGGCCGTGCGTCGCGACGTCCCAGAACGCCGTGGAGCCGCCGTTGCCGAGGATGACCTCGTAGCCCTCGGGGAGGGAGAACAGCTCGCTGATGCCCGCGCGGACCTGGCCGACCAGGTTCTTCACCGGGGCCTGGCGGTGGGAGGTGCCGAGCAGGGAGGTACCGGTCGCGGCCAGGGCGTCCAGCGCCTCCGTCCGCACCTTGGAGGGGCCCGCGCCGAAACGTCCGTCGGCGGGCTTGATGTCAGCGGGGATCTGGATATCAGCCACGACCGCGAGCCTATCGGCTCCGCGAAACGCGGGCGAAACGTCGTCCGTCGGGTGAGACGGCCCGGGGGTTCTGGGTGCGTTGCCGGGTGCGGGTCCGGGTGCGGGTCCGGGAGCGGGTCCGGTGGGGCATCTCGCGCAGTTCCCCGCGCCCCTGAAAAAGCGGGGCTGCGCCCCTGCTCTTTCGCCCGGAAAGGGCCGTAGGCCCTCAAGGGGCGCGGGGAACTGCGCGACCAGCCCCCACCGGACCCGCACATGGGGGTCGAAGGGGCGCAGCCCCTTGAGGATGGGACGGGTAGGGGCGGCGGGGGCGAGACCCGTCCGGGCTCAAGCCCCCCTGGCCGGCCCCGGCGAGAACCGCACCGGCAACCCCACCAACCCCCGCAGCCACGGCGACGGCCGACGCGTCAGGGCATCCGCCGGGACCGCGAGGTCCAGGTCCGGAAGCCGGTCGAGGAGGACCTCGATACCCGTTCGGGCGATGACCTCGGCGGTCTCCTGAGCCGGGAACGGACACCGGTGGTCGCCGTGACCGAAGGAGAAGTGGGCGTTGTTGCCACCGGTCAGGGCGGAGCCGTGGGTACGGACGCGCGGGTCGGAGTTGGCACCCTGCAGGCCCAGCAGGACCAGGTCACCCGCACGGAGGACACGGCCGCCGAGCCGGGTGTCCCGGGTGGTCCAGCGCCCGGCCGCGTTCTGGATGGGAGCGTCCTCCCACAACACCTCGTTCATGGCCTCGGCCACACTGCTGCGCCCACCGAAGAGCGACGCCGCGAAACGGTCGTCCGTCAGCATCAGCCGCAGGGAGTTGCCGATCCAGTCGGCCGTCGGCTGATGCCCCACCGCCAGCATCACCATCACATCGTGCGTCACCTCCTCCACCGTCACCTCGTACGCACGCGCGTTCGCCAGGAGCCGCGAGACCACGTCGTCGCCGGGCCGCTGCCGGCGCTCCGCCACCAGCCGGGTCATCGCCGTCCGCAGATACTCCTCGGCCGCCATCGCCCGGTCCTGGCCGTCGAGGATGTCGTTCAGCGCCGCCACCAGCCCGGGGGCGTGCTCCTCCCGGAAGCCGAACAGGAACGCCAGCACCCGCGCGGGCAGGGGCGCCGCGAACTGCCCCACCAGATCGGCCGCGCCCACCCCGCACACCACGTCGATCAACTCGTCGGCGAACCGCTCGACATGACCGCGCAGCTCCAGCGGATCGACCGCCTCCCACGCCTCCTCGATCAGCGCGGCGCGCTGCCGGTGCCGCTCGCCGACCGTGCCGAGGACCGACGGCTGCTCCGGGCTGATCACGGGCAGCAGCGGCCAGTCGGCCGGAACGTGCGGCCACTGGTTCCACAGCGCGGAGTCCCGGCTGAACAGCTCGGGATCGCTCGTCACCTGGTGCAGCTCGCGGTAGCCGAGCACCAGCCACGCCGGTACGTCCCCGTCCAGCAGCACGGGCACGACCTCCCCGTGCTCCCGCCGCAACTCCCGGTACAGGGCCGCGGGTTCACCCCGGAAACGCGCACCGAAGAGAGGAACGGGAGCGGGCGTGGAGCCGGTCACGGAGTGCCCGTCGCCGTTCTCAGAGGTTGCGAAGTCCAACTAGCACCTGCTCCAGAATGTCCAGATCGACCAGCGTGGCCTGGTTCGGATGTCGGGCACTGACCCGGCCCGCCGTGAGGAGGTCGGAGAGCAGCACCTTGGTGATGCTCACCGGCAGCCGCAGTTCGGCGGCGATCTCCACCACCGCCGTCGGCCGCTCCGTCAGCCGCAGGATCGTCACGTGTTCCGACTGCATGCCCGGTGTCGGCTGGCTCTCCGCGACGACCAGGGTCACCAGGTCGAACGGTGTTCCGGGCGCGGACCGACTGCGGCCCCCGGTGAGCGTGTACAGCCGGTCGGGCAGGTCGTCCCTGCCGGGCCGGCTCATGACGTACGGGGCGCCAGAGCCGTGGCCGTGGCCACGGTCGTCGTCGTGTCCGTGGTGCCACCGGCGGCCGTGTGCGTCGGATGGCGGGGCCGTGCGCTCAGGTGTTCACCCAGTTGTTCGATCAGCTCGCTCATGTTGTGCCCGACGAGCCCGGCGTCCGCCTCCTCGTCCGTCACCAGGGCCAGATGTGCGCCCTCGCCCGCCTCCACGATGAACAGGACCCCGCCGTGGAACTCCGCCATCGCCGACCGTACGCCCCCGCTGCCGTCGCCGAACTGGAGGGACGCCCCGTGGGACAGCGACTGGATGCCGGCGGCGATCGCGGCCAGCTGGTCGGCCTGGTCGACGGAGAGCTCGGGCGTACGGCACAGTTTCAGGCCGTCCCGGGAGAGGACGAGCGCGTGCCGGGCGCCCGGAGTGCGTTCCAGCAACCCCTCCATGAGCCAGGTGAGCCTGTCGTCGGCGGTGGAGCCGGTGCCGGTCATGGGGTGTGGTCGCCTTCCAGGTGGGGGTGCGGGCGGGGGGCCGGGGTCCGGGGCGGCTCTCCGGCCGGACCGGGGGTCGGATCCGCGTACGGGTCGGACGTCCCGTACGGGGCGGGGTCGGGGATGGGCTGCGCGTACGCCTCCGGGGCCGAATCCGTGTACGGGGCCGGCCGCGCGTACCCGGAGGAGTCCGTGGCCGGGTCCCCGTAGGAGGAGAAGGGCGCCAGGTCAGGCGTGGGCGTGGTGTCCTCGCCCGGAGCGGGGCGGGTGTCCCGTACGGGCTCCCAGGCCGGCTCCCGTACCGGGTCGAGCTCCCCCTTCGCCTCACCCGCGGGGTCGGGTGCCCACGGAAGTTCGGCGGCGGCCTCCGCCTCCCACGCGGCCTGCTTCGCGGCCTCCGGCTGCCACGCGAGCCCTCGCGCGGGCTCGGGCTCCCATCCGGCCTCCGGCACGGGCCCGGGTGCCCAGGCCGGCTCCCCCACGGGTTCGGCCTCTGGTTCCGGTCCGGGTTCCCACGCGGTTCCCCCCACGGCCCCCCACTGGGGCTCCCGTACGGGCTCCAACTCGGGCTGAGGTACGGGTTTCAACTCGGGCTGCGGTACGGCCTCGGCGGGCGGAGCGGCGTCCCGTACGGGTTCCAGGGCGGCCTCCGGTGCGGGAGGCCCGGCCGGGGGCACGTACCGGTCCACGGCGGCGCCCGGGTGCGTGTGCTGGTCCATGGCGGCGGCCTGGTCGGGTGGCGTCGACGGGCCCCGCATCCCCGTGGAGTTCTCGTCCCCCGTGGCCGTCCCCTGGACGAACGCCTGGTCCAGCCCGCCCGTGCCCCGCACCGCGCGGCGGAAGCTGCTGAAGCGGACCGCGCCGGTGCCGGCGTCCTCGGCGGGCCGGGAGACGCGCTCCGGACGGGCCTCGGCGTCGGCGGCCTGCGCCCGGGTGCGTGCCTCCGCCTCCGCGAGGGACCGGCCGCGCCGACGCCGGGGGAGGGCGTCGGAAGGGGCGGGGGCGGTGGTGTCGTCGTCGGTCTCGGTGGCGGTCTCGGCGGCGGCCTCGTCGGGGGTGGCCGGAGGTTCGGACCCGGCGTCAAGGTGCGGACCGGGCGCGTAGGCGTACCCGCCGGCGTACCCGGAGTCGAACGCCGGGCCGCCGGAGCCGAATTCGGAGCTGAACGACGAGGTGTAGGGGGCGCCGTACGCGGGAGAGCCCGTCGGCGCGTCGGCCGTCGCGCCCGTCGGCGGAGCCGAAGGCGTTCGCCGGAAGCCGGACAGGGAGTCGATCAGGGCGTCGGCCACGGGGTCGGCGACCGGCGGGGTGGGAGCCTCCGGCGGGAACTCGTGCCTGGGCGTCGGCTCGGAGTCCAGGTCGTGCGGGGCGCGCACGCCCGCGTACGGCGGCGGCTGGACGGGCGCGGACCCCGTGCGAGACGCCGTGTGAGACGTCGACGCGGGAGAGGTGGTCGTGGGGATCGTGCTCGCCAGGACGTCCTGCGGGATGAGCATCAGGACGCCCGTGCCGCCGCGCGCGGACGGCCGGAAGGAGATCTTCAGCCCGTGCTTGCGGGCGAGGCGGCCGACGACGGCGAGGCCGAGACGCGTGCCGGAGAGGCTCGTGAGGTCGGCCACCTCGCCCGACACGGCGCGTTCGGCCCGACGGAGCTGGATGTCGCTCATGACCAGCCCGGAGTCCTCGACGGAGATGATCGCGCCGGCCGGGACCTCCTCGACGTACACATGGACCTCGGCGGTCGGCGGCGAGAAGTTGGCCGCGTTGTCGAGGAGTTCGGCGAGCGCGTGCATGACGCCCTCGGCGGCGTGGCCGGCGACGGCGGCCTCGCTGGAGGAGTGCAGCCGCACCCGGCGGTAGGCGCCGATCCGGCCCATCGCGCCCCGCAGGATCGACTCCATGGGGATGGGCCGTGCCCAGCGGCGGCCCGAGCGGGCGCCCGCGAGGACGGCGACGGAGTCGGCGAGCCGGCCCGCCTGGGCGGTGCGGTGGTCGAGGTGGAGCAGGTCGGCGAGGACGTCCTCGTCGGCGTGACGTTCCTCCATGGCCCGCAGGTCGGCGAGGGTGCCGGTGGCGAGGGCCTGCATGCGGCCGGCCACGTTGGCGGTCACGGCGAGGAGGGCGGCGCGGTCGCTCTCGGCCCGCTCGGCGCGCTCGGCCAGCAGGGACCGCTCCTGCGTGGTCTCCTGTGCCGTACGGTCCCGTTCGTCGGACAGCCGCTCGCGCTCGCGCTCGGCCTCCGTGGTCAGCCGCACCCGCTCCCGTGCGAACTCGGTCGCGATCCTGGCCCGTTCCTGGACGAACTCCTCGGTCAGCCGGCCGCGTTCCTGGGCGTGCTCCTCGGCCATCCTGGCCCGTTCCTGGAGCAGCAGACCCGTGTCCCGGGCGACCGCGTCCAGCCGCCGGCGCAGCAGCCGCACCGACACGCGCGCGTGCACGGCGACCGCGACGACCAGCGTCAGCAGCAGCGCGGCCGCGCCCGCACCGGCCGCGAGGGGTGTCCGTACGTCCGCCGGCGCCGGCGCGACGACCGCGCCGACGGCGGCCGCGGAGAGCACGGCGGTCACCAGCGGTAACGGAAGGACTGAGCGCAGGGCGGGGCGTTCGCCCGGCGGGCGTGGGGGGCTGGGCGCGGTCATCGGCGGGTGTCCTCGGTCGGTTCTGAACCCGGTAACGCAGTCGGTTCCTGGAGTCGGTAACTCGGTCGGTCCCTGAACGAGAAGCGACGTCTGGTGCTCAATTGGGCGTCACTATATGGGAGTTCGTGACGGCGGTTGGCCGGTTTCCGGTTAGCTCCACGTAATCCGGCCAACGTGCCCGGTGAGCGGCGCGCCGCCTGTCCACGGACCGGACGATCACCTCGGGGTCGTGCGTCGTCACTGTCAGTGGTCGGGTGCATCCTGGAACGCATGACGGAGACCGGGGGCACGACGGGCCGCCGCGGTGCCGTGCGCGCGCGGCAGGCGGCAGGTGACGCGGACGCGGACGCGGCGGAGTCGCGGGCCGCGCTGTCGGCCGCGCTGCGGGCGGCGGGCGTGCGCGGCGAGACCGCGTTCGACGCGACCGCACGCGCGCTGACGATGATGGACGCGTCCAACTACCGGCGTGTGCCGCTGGGCGTGGTCGCGCCCCGGGACGCGGACGACGTGGCGGCCGTCCTGTCCGTCTGCCGCGACCACGGCGTCCCGGTCGTCGCGCGCGGCGGGGGCACGTCGATCGCCGGACAGGCCACGGGCACGGGCGTCGTCCTGGACTTCACCCGTCACCTGAACCGGCTGGTCTCCCTGGACCCCGAGGCGCGCACGGCGGTCGTCCAGCCCGGCCTGGTCCTGGACCGCCTCCAGGAGGCCGCCGCCCCGCACGGCCTCCGCTTCGGCCCCGACCCCTCCACCCACAGCCGCTGCACCCTCGGCGGCATGATCGGCAACAACTCCTGCGGCTCGCACTCGGTCGCCTGGGGCACCACGGCGGACAGCGTGCGCGAGCTGTCGGTGATCGGCGGGAGCGGAGACGCACGGAGACTGGCCCAGGGGTGGTCCGGCGCCCCGGAAGGCCTGCGCCCGCTGGTGGAGCGGGAGTTGGCCCGTCTGCGCACCGGCTTCCCCGACCTCCCCCGCCGGATCTCCGGGTACGCCCTGGACGCCCTCCTCCCGGAGAACGGCGCGGACGTGGCCCGCTCCTTCTGCGGCTCCGAGGGCACGCTCGGAGTGCTCACGGAAGCGGTCGTACGGCTCGTCGAGGCGCCCCGCGCGCGTGCCCTCGCCGTCCTGGCGTACGCCGACGAGAGCGCGGCGGCCGAGGCGGCCCCCGGTCTGCTGCCCCTCGGCCCGCTGACGGTGGAGGGCATGGCCGCGGACCTCGTCCCGCCGGGGGCGACCGGCCTCCCGCCGGGCGGGGCCTGGCTGTTCGTGGAGGCGGGGGGTGACACACCCGCCGAGGCGCGGGCCCGCGCCGACGCCCTGGTCCGCGCGGCCGAGGCCGGCGACGCGCTCGTGGTCACGGACCCCGCCGCGCAGCGCGCGCTCTGGCGCATCCGGGAGGACGCGAGCGGAACGGCCACCCGGATGCCCGACGGCACCGAGGCCTGGCCGGGCTGGGAGGACTGCGCGGTACCACCCGCCCGGCTCGGCGCGTACCTGCGCGACTTCCGGGGCCTGCTGCGCGCCCACGACCTGCGCGGCACGCCCTACGGCCACTTCGGCGACGGCTGCATCCACGTCCGCGTCGACTTCGACCTCCTGACCCCGAGAGGCGTCGGCCGCTTCCGCCGCTTCTCCGAGGACCTGGCCGAACTGGTCACCTCGCACGGCGGCTCCCTCTCCGGCGAACACGGCGACGGCCAGGCCCGCGCGGAACTCCTGCCGACGATGTACGGCACCGAGATGGTCCGGCTCTTCGAGCAGGTGAAGGGCGTCTGGGACCCCGACGATCTCCTGAACCCCGGCATGCTCGTCCGCCCCGCACCCCTGGACACCAACCTCCGCTTCGCGGTCCTCCCGCGCACTCCCGTGCCGGTGGAGTTCGCGTACCCGGACGACGGCGGTGACTTCTCCGCGGCGGTACGACGCTGCGTGGGCGTCGCGAAGTGCCGTACGACCGAGGTGAGTCCGGCCTCCGGAGCCGTCATGTGCCCCTCCTTCCGCGCCACCGGGGAGGAGGAGCACTCCACCCGGGGCCGGGCCCGCCTGCTGCACGAGATGCTGGCCGGCGAGGTCGTCACCGACGGCTGGCGCTCACCCGAGGTGCGGGACGCCCTCGACCTCTGCCTCTCCTGCAAGGGCTGCCGCTCCGACTGCCCGGTCGGCGTCGACATGGCCACCTACAAGGCGGAGTTCCTCCACCACCACTACGCGGGGCGCCGCCGCCCGGCCGCCCACTACGCGATGGGGTGGCTGCCGCTGTGGCTCCGCCTGGTGGCCCTTACGCGCACGGCAGGACTGGTCAACTTCCTGGCCGGGGTGCGCCCCTTGGCCGCGCTCGCCAGACGGCTGGGTGGAATCGCGGAGGAGCGGGAGTTGCCCCGGCCGGCGAGGGTGCCGTTCGTGCGCTGGTACCAGCGGATGCTCAGGGAGCGGGCGAGGCCGGACGGTGCCAGGGGCCGTCCCCTCCGTCGGGATGAACCGGCGGAAGCGCCGACCGAGACGGGCGCCGACGTGACCTTCGAGCCCGCCGCCCACTTGGCGGACGAGGAGACGACGGCGACGGTGCTGCTGTGGACGGACACCTTCACGGAGTACCTCTCGCCGTCCGTGGGGCAGGCGGCGTTGAAGGTGCTGGAGGCGGCCGGCCTGCGGGTGATCGTGCCGCCCACGCTGCGGACGAGGCGCAAGCCACCCTGGGCGCGGAAGGCGAAGGCGGGCGAGGAGGCCGCCCTCACCCGACTGCGGCTCACGCGCACCCTGTTCACGCTGCGGCAGGGCCGGGTCTGCTGCGGACTGACGTACATCTCGACGGGCCAGCTCGACCGGGCCCGCGAGGTACTGCGCCGCACCCTCGACCTGCTCGACGTGTTCCTGGACCCCGTTCCGGGGCGGCTCCCGGACGAGGATTCCGGCCCCGCCCCGCGCCCCCTCCCCGTCGTCGTCCTCGAACCGAGCTGCGCGGCGACGCTCCGCACCGACCTCCCCGAACTCCTCCCCGACGACCCGAGGGCCCACCGACTCGCCGCCTCGGTCATCACCTTCGCCGAAGCGCTCGAACGCCACGCGCCGCACTGGACCCCGCCCGCCGTCGACCGCCCGGTCGTCGGCCAGACCCACTGCCACCAGCACGCGGTCCTGGGCGACGCCCCCGACCGCCGCCTCCGCGCCGCCGCCGGCCTCACCGGCGACCTCAGCGGCGGCTGCTGCGGCCTCGCAGGCAACTTCGGCTTCGAGAAGGGCCACTACGACGTCTCCGTGGCCTGCGCCGAGGAGCAACTCCTCCCGGCGGTCCGGGACGCGGCCGACGACGCGCTCGTCCTGGCGGACGGCTTCTCCTGCCGGACCCAGCTGGAGCAGCTGGCGGGAAGGCGGGGGCTGCACCTGGCGGAGGTGCTGGCGGAGGGGCTGGGGGAGGAGGGGCCGACAGCGGCAGAGAGCCCAACAGCGACAGAGGGGCGGTGAGGTGAGCGCGGACGGGCGAGAGACCTCAGGCGCCTTGACCCTCCCCCAGGCCCACCGCGCGGCCGTCCTCGTCCCACCGGATCTCCAGGACCCGCACGACGGCGTCACGGTCGATGGGGCCGAACACATGGGGGAACAGGACGTCCGTCCCGACTCCCGGAGGCGGAGCGGGAGCCGCCG
The DNA window shown above is from Streptomyces akebiae and carries:
- a CDS encoding cellulase family glycosylhydrolase; translated protein: MFRSLRRTLGALCAAAAVLALPLTGGAHTAAASAGSVEKAAEAGAGYWRTSGRQILDASGQPVRIAGVNWFGFETANHVTHGLWARDYKSMIDQMKSLGYNTIRMPYSDDILKPGTMPDSINHSDGKNADLQGLTSLQVLDKIVAYAGQSGLKIILDRHRPDAAGQSALWYTSAVPETTWITNLKALATRYKGNPTVVGIDLHNEPHDPACWGCGDTARDWRLAAQRAGNAVLSVNPELLILVEGVQTFDGVSGWWGGNLMGVARYPVQLDVANRVVYSAHDYATSVAQQSWFSDPSFPANMPGIWDRYWGYIFKQNIAPVWVGEFGTTLQSTIDQRWLAALVTYLRSTSAHGSDSFHWTFWSWNPNSGDTGGILKDDWQTVDTVKDGYLTSIKAPGFPPGGGTDPGDPEDPGDPGGGTPACAAAYTVSSDWGSGFNAEVKVTNTGTTAIGSWKVTWTWPGSQRVTNMWNASYTQSGSTVTATNAAHNGALAAGGSASLGFGGAPGGGGVPSVTCTAS
- a CDS encoding alpha/beta hydrolase, which encodes MRRSAAVLCGAGVVLAGTISAVPANASGSSAANTVQAAAAKVAWKKCATDDYPTLQCASVKVPLDYAKPSGKKITLALSRVPHTSKTYQGPLLVNPGGPGGSGLTLAGYVASSLPKKVAAQYDVIGFDPRGVGASKPALNCKPGYFNPVRPDSVPSTAAIEKANVERAKAFAKACATKHKDVLPYINTISAVKDLDSIRKALGAKKINYFGYSYGTYLGAVYAKLYPERVRRLVLDSIVDPTGVWYEDNLDQDYAFDKRHKAFTKWVAKYNSTYKLGTDAKKIEAKWYAMRAALAEKPAGGKVGASELEDTFLPGGYYNGYWPYLAEAFAAYVNDKNADPLVEAYENFAAIDSSGDNGYSVYASVQCRDAAWPRDWKKWQKDNWAVYKKAPFMAWNNAWYNAPCAFWPTKSLKPVNVANSKLPATLLFQATDDAATPYQGGVTVHKLLKNSSLVVEQGGGNHGITLSGNSCLDKYLATYLTNGKVPHGKGKVDATCKKLADPKPAVAQEASARSTLSTAPGTAATSGATLHGILGFRG
- the serC gene encoding phosphoserine transaminase, translated to MADIQIPADIKPADGRFGAGPSKVRTEALDALAATGTSLLGTSHRQAPVKNLVGQVRAGISELFSLPEGYEVILGNGGSTAFWDVATHGLIENKSQHLTFGEFSSKFAKAAKLAPWLAEPTVVSSDPGTHPEPAAEAGVDVYAFTHNETSTGVAAPLNRVAGADEGALVLVDATSGAGGLPVDIAETDVYYFAPQKSFASDGGLWIGVFSPAAIERAERIHASGRHVPEFFSLPTAIDNSRKNQTYNTPALATLFLLNQQLEWINGQGGLSWSTARTKDSSTRLYTWAEESKYASPFVTDPAKRSQVIGTIDFSDEIDAAAVAKVLRANGIVDTEPYRKLGRNQLRVAMFPAIDPADVEALTKCVDYVIEKL
- a CDS encoding cytochrome P450, with protein sequence MDFATSENGDGHSVTGSTPAPVPLFGARFRGEPAALYRELRREHGEVVPVLLDGDVPAWLVLGYRELHQVTSDPELFSRDSALWNQWPHVPADWPLLPVISPEQPSVLGTVGERHRQRAALIEEAWEAVDPLELRGHVERFADELIDVVCGVGAADLVGQFAAPLPARVLAFLFGFREEHAPGLVAALNDILDGQDRAMAAEEYLRTAMTRLVAERRQRPGDDVVSRLLANARAYEVTVEEVTHDVMVMLAVGHQPTADWIGNSLRLMLTDDRFAASLFGGRSSVAEAMNEVLWEDAPIQNAAGRWTTRDTRLGGRVLRAGDLVLLGLQGANSDPRVRTHGSALTGGNNAHFSFGHGDHRCPFPAQETAEVIARTGIEVLLDRLPDLDLAVPADALTRRPSPWLRGLVGLPVRFSPGPARGA
- a CDS encoding DUF742 domain-containing protein, with translation MSRPGRDDLPDRLYTLTGGRSRSAPGTPFDLVTLVVAESQPTPGMQSEHVTILRLTERPTAVVEIAAELRLPVSITKVLLSDLLTAGRVSARHPNQATLVDLDILEQVLVGLRNL
- a CDS encoding roadblock/LC7 domain-containing protein, which encodes MTGTGSTADDRLTWLMEGLLERTPGARHALVLSRDGLKLCRTPELSVDQADQLAAIAAGIQSLSHGASLQFGDGSGGVRSAMAEFHGGVLFIVEAGEGAHLALVTDEEADAGLVGHNMSELIEQLGEHLSARPRHPTHTAAGGTTDTTTTVATATALAPRTS